Within the Halorhabdus rudnickae genome, the region ATAGACATCACGTCGTCGTAGCCGACCATCCGTAGGGTAGAGACGATGTCCTTCCAGTGTTCCTCACCGTGGCCGTATCCGATCGACCGGAAAATCCACGACCGGTTGACTTCATCGCTGTAGGTGGTCGTATCGAGAACCCCCTTCTCGCGGACATTCGCGTCGTAGATGTTGGTGTCCTTGGCGTGGAAATGATAGATTGCATCGGCCCCACCGAGCAGTCGGATCGCCTCAGTCGGGTCGATCCCTTGCCAGTAGAGGTGCGAGGGATCGAGATTCGCACCGATCCGATCTGATGTCGCCTCGCGCAGTTCCAGCAGCCCCGTCGGTTCGTAAATGAACATGTTGGGATGCATCTCGATGGCAATGTCAACGCCATGGTCCTCGGCCAGGTGACCGATTTCGGCCCAGTATTCAGAGACGACTTCCCACTGATACTCCTCGGCCTCGGCGTGTTCGGTCGGCCACGGTGCTGTGATCCAATTAGGGACTTCGTCGTTGGGACCACCGGCCGGGAGTCCCGAGAAGCACGTTACCGTGTTCACGTCCAGTTGGTCAGCGAGCCGAATCGTTTCGCGAAGTTCCGTGTCCGCCCGCTCGGCCGTCTCCTCGTCGGGATGAACCGGATTGTTGTGGGTCGCCAACGCGCTGATAGACATGTCGTACTCCTCGAGCGTATCGAGCAATGCCGCCTGCTCGTCTGGGTCGTCGAGAACGGCACGTCGCTCGATGTGGGGTTGTCCCGGATGGCCACCGGTCCCTAATTCGACGGCGTCGACGCCGAGCGAATCCAGGTACGACAGCGTGCTTTCGAGTGACTCGTCTTTCAACGGAACGGTAAGTACGCCAATTTGCATCACCAGTAAATTTCAAAATTTGGGGTTTTAAGTCTTGGGGCGGCCGAAACGGCGAAGACGGAGACATCCGTTCGTCATGCCCGACATCATTTATAAATATGCATTCAATCATGATTTACTGCCCGTGACGTGTCACCTCGATCAGGACGCACGGGACAGCTGATACTACTACCTGGCCCAACAATGGATTCTAGCCCCAGAAACGTCGAAAAAGAGTCTCTAAGTCCCCCCAGACAACATACGAGGTGCGGACTAAAAATATAAGAAACGACTATGTATGTTGAGTAACTACATCACGCTATGGCTTCTGAAACGTTCGGCATTGGTTTCGTCAGTGCAGGGTTCATTACGAGTGAGGCTCACGTCCCAAGCCTCGAGTACATTCCCGACGCAGAAGTAGCCGCGATCCACGAATTGGATCGTAAACGCGCCGAGGACCTCGC harbors:
- a CDS encoding sugar phosphate isomerase/epimerase family protein, whose amino-acid sequence is MQIGVLTVPLKDESLESTLSYLDSLGVDAVELGTGGHPGQPHIERRAVLDDPDEQAALLDTLEEYDMSISALATHNNPVHPDEETAERADTELRETIRLADQLDVNTVTCFSGLPAGGPNDEVPNWITAPWPTEHAEAEEYQWEVVSEYWAEIGHLAEDHGVDIAIEMHPNMFIYEPTGLLELREATSDRIGANLDPSHLYWQGIDPTEAIRLLGGADAIYHFHAKDTNIYDANVREKGVLDTTTYSDEVNRSWIFRSIGYGHGEEHWKDIVSTLRMVGYDDVMSIEHEDSLTSGREGLEKAVDVLQRVVFTTTPGEVYWE